The DNA sequence CCCGGAGCGCAGGATCTCTCGCGCGTCGAAGAGGTCGCGGCTCGCGCCGCGTGCGAGGAGCGCGGCGAGCTTTCCCGCGGCGAGTTCGTGCGCGTCGAGTATCGGGAACTTGCCGCGCGTCGGGATTCCGGGGAGCGCGGAGGATGACCGGATCTCCGTGGGCCAGAGCGGGGAACGGAGCATGGTTCACGTCGAGCTCGAGCGTCCCTGTCCCGCCCGCTCCGGCAACGAAAGAGAGCCGCCACTTCCCGCCAGCGTGGTCGGTCGGGACGCGTTTCACTGTGAGGCTGCTTCGTTCGCACGCAGCGTGGAGCCCTCGCTCGACGTCCGGACGCTCGGTCTGCATCGTGGCCCGATCGACGGCGCCGACGTAGTTCAAGTCGATGTCGACAGAGAGGCGGGGGACGCCGAGGGCGAAGAGATTGAGGGCGGTGCCGCCTTTGAGGGCGACGCGTGGTCCAGTGTAAGGGTGCGCGCGAATCGCGTCGAGGAGGCCGAGGAGGAGCAGCACCTTCTCGATCGTCTCGGCCCGGAACCCCATCGCTCCGGCGAGCCGTTGGAGGTCTGCGAGGGACATCGTCATGGCACCTCCGCCCAACGGCGTTCAAGGACGACTTTCGGCACGACGAGGTTCCAGGACGCCACGAGATGCCCAGGGCTTCGTCGCGCATCGAGGTACGTCGGCTGCTTCGGCCGACGTGCCCGCAGCGGCGCGAGGTGCCGCTCCTCGACCTGGAGCGTGTCGCGATGCTGCTCGAGGAAGAAGCCGACGCGGACCGCACTGATGGCGGTGTCGCGGGCGAGGGCCTCTGCGACGACCGAGTCGAGGTCGAAGAACTCGACCATCTCGAGAGACCTCCAGA is a window from the Holophagales bacterium genome containing:
- a CDS encoding nucleotidyl transferase AbiEii/AbiGii toxin family protein codes for the protein MSLADLQRLAGAMGFRAETIEKVLLLLGLLDAIRAHPYTGPRVALKGGTALNLFALGVPRLSVDIDLNYVGAVDRATMQTERPDVERGLHAACERSSLTVKRVPTDHAGGKWRLSFVAGAGGTGTLELDVNHAPFPALAHGDPVILRAPRNPDARQVPDTRRARTRRGKARRAPRTRREPRPLRRARDPALRDARYGEAPPRVRSLRRCESCRLAHRRRRGGHDFIGGRDGAAPPDAPEVTSCPPSLTSRRGPHLSWRTANASSVSCSRSARTSEPSSMQSTTEGRSSPRSSRMTNACGASSRRTRPWRGRR